Within the Opitutaceae bacterium TAV5 genome, the region CTCGCACCTGCGGCACGACCTCCGCACTCCGATCAACCAGATCATCGGCTACAGCGAGCTGCTCATGGAGGAGGCCGACGATGCCGGCCATGCCGCCTACGCCCCGGACCTCGAAAAAATCCGCGACGCCGCCAGGCACCTCCTCAACCTCATCAATGACAACCTCACCGACGACCGCCTCAGGCTCGCCGGCGATGTCGTCGACGCCGGCGCGCAGACCGTCCCGGCCGGCTCCATGGAAGTCTTCCGGAATCTCCCCGGCAACTTCCCCACGCTCCTCGCCGAAAGCTCCGCCTCCTTTCCGCAGGATCGCCCCGCGCCCGTCCCCGGCCGCATCCTCGTCGTCGACGACAACGAGGGCAACCGCGACATGCTCTCCCGCCAGCTCGAACGCCAGGGCCACGCCGTCGCCACGGCCGCCGATGGCCAGGCCGCGCTCGAGCGCCTCCGCGCCGGGCCCTTCGACCTCGTTCTCCTCGACATGATGATGCCCGTGCTCGACGGCTACGGCGCCCTCGACGCCATCAAGACCGACCCCGCTCTCCGCCACCTCCCCGTCATCATGATCTCGGCCCTCGACGAGCTCGCCAGCGTCGTCCGCTGCATCGAGCGCGGCGCCGAGGATTTTCTGCCGAAACCCTTCAACCCGACCCTCCTCCGCGCCCGCATCGGCGCCGGCCTGGAGAAAAAACGCTTCCGCGACCAGGAGCGCACCTGGATCAAGACCATCGAGGACACCCAGGCCCGCCTTCAGGCCGAACTCGCCGAGGCCGGGAACTACGTGCGCTCGATCCTCCCGCCCCCCGGCCTCTCGCGCACCATCCCCGTGGACTGGCGGTTGATCCCCTCCACCGAACTCGGCGGCGACTCCTTCGGGTATCACTGGATCGACGACGACCACTTCGCCCTCTACCTCCTCGACGTGTGCGGACACGGCGTCGGCGCCGCCCTCCTCTCCGTCGCCGCCATCAACGTCCTGCGCAACGGCGCCCTTCCCGACGTCGATTTCCGCGATCCCGGCGCCCTGCTCACCGGGCTGAACGAGGCCTTCCTCATGGAGAAGCAGAACGACATGTATTTCACTCTCTGGTACGGCGTCTGGCAGCCCTCCACCCGCACCCTGCGCTACGCCACCGCCGGCCACCCCCCGGCCCTTCTCGTCACCGGTTCTCCCGACCGCTCCGCCCCCGCGACCGTCGAGCCCCTCAAGGCCGCCGGCATGATCCTCGGCGGCATGAGCGGCACGACCTACAAGACCTTCACCCGCGCCCTCCCCGACCCCGTCCGCCTCTACCTCGTGAGCGACGGCACCTTCGAAATCACCCGCGCCGACGGCACCCTCTGGCCCGTCGCCGACTTCCACGCCTTCTTCGCCCGGCCCGTCTCCGACGGCGAATCCGACCTCGACCGCCTCCATGCCCACGTGAAAAGCCTCGGCCGCGCCGGCCCTCTCGATGACGACTTCTCCATTGTCCGCTTCACCCTCTGAGGCCCGCCCGATGACCCTGCACCGCTCCCTTCGCACCCGGTTCGCCGGCTGGTTCCTGCTGATCGGCGCCCTCGTCGTCCTCGCCCTCTGCGGCGGTTACCGCAGCCTCCGTATCAATGTCGAGGATACCCTCGGCCAGGACACGGCCTCGCGTATCGGCGAAGTGCGGCGCGAGCTCAACAACACCCACGCCCTCTATCTCGACCGCGTGAAGGCCTCCCTCCGCGTTCTCGAGCACCTCGCCACCCTCCGCGGCGCTCCCTCCGCCGGCGCGCCCGTCGACCTCGGCCCGCGCACCGTGCCCGACCTCCGCTTCGGCTCCACCCCGGTTGCCCTCGACTTCGAAATCGTCGACCAGCTCGTCCGCCTCATGGGCGGCACCGCCACCCTTTTCACCCGCGACGGCGACAACTTCGTGCGCCTCTCCACCAACATCCGGCGCGCCGACGGCACCCGCGCCGTCGGCACCGTGCTCGACCCCGCCGGCCCGGCCATCGCCGCGATCCGGCGCGGCGAGGCCTGGTACGGCGTCGCGGACATCCTCGGCCGCTCCTACATCACCGGCTACGAACCCGTCCGCGCCCCCTCCGGCCGCATCATCGGCGTCTACTACGTCGGCTACCTCGTCGAAACCCTCGACCGCCTCGGCGAGCAACTCGCCGACGCCCGCCTCCTCGACCACGGCTTTTTCGCCCTCATCGGCGAGCACGACCGCGTCCTCTTCAAGACCGGCGACGCCGACGACGCCCTCATCGCCGCCGCCTCCGCCCGCTATCCCGGCTCCGGGACCTCCTCCTGGACCGACGGTCCCTGGCACTGGCAGGGCGAGGATTTTCCCCTCTGGCGCTTCCACCTCCTCGCCGCCACCTGGCGGCCCGACATCCGGCGGCACACCTGGGCCCGCATCCTGCCCGCCTTCGGCTTCATGACCCCCGCCCTCCTCGGCGCCCTCGCCCTCGGTTTCCTCTTCGCCCGCCGCCTCTCCCGTTCCCTCGAGGAAGCCGAGCGCCTCGAGGCCGAGGCCACCGCCGCCCGCGAGCTCGCCGAGGAGGCCAGCCGCACCAAGAGCGCCTTCCTCGCCAACATGAGCCACGAACTCCGCACCCCGATGAACGCCATCATCGGCTACAGCGAAATGCTCATCGAGGACGCCGGGGACACGGGCAACGACGACGCCATCCCCGACCTGCGGAAAATCCACACCGCCGGCAAGCACCTCCTCGGCCTCATCAACGACGTCCTCGACATCTCCAAAATCGAGGCCGGCAAGATGACCCTCTACCTCGAGGACGCCGACGTCCACGCGCTCGTCTCCGAAGTCGCCGCCACCATCCGCCCTCTCGTCGAGCAAAACCGGAATACCCTCGTCGTCGAGTGCCCCCCCGACCTCGGCAGCCTCCATGCCGACATCACCAAAGTCCGCCAGACCCTTTTCAACCTCCTCGGCAACGCGGCCAAGTTCACCCACGCCGGCCGCATCACTCTCGCCGTCGCGCGCAAGCGCCACCAGAACCGCGACTGGTTCACCTTCCGCGTCGCCGACACCGGCATCGGCATGACCCGCGAGCAACTCGGCAAGCTCTTCCAGGCCTTCGTGCAGGCCGACGCCTCCACCACCCGCAAATACGGCGGCACCGGCCTCGGCCTCGCCATCAGCCGCAAGTTCTGCCAGCTCATGGGCGGCGACATCGCCGTCGCCAGCGAGCCCGGCCAGGGCACCGCGTTCACCGCCACCCTCCCCGCGCGCGTCGAGGACCCCGCCGCCCCCGCGCCCGCCCCGGCCGCGACCGTGCCCCCCTTCGCGATGCACCGCCCGCTGATCCTCACCATCGACGACGATCCCGCCGTGCTCGACCTCCTCGGCCGCAACCTCGCCCGCGAAGGCTACGCCGTGCGCGCCGCCACCAACGGCCGCGACGCCCTCGCCCTCGCCCGCGAACTCCAGCCCCGCCTCATCACGCTCGACGTCATGATGCCCAGCATGGACGGCTGGTCCGTCCTCACCGCGCTCAAGGCCGACCCCGCCACCGCGGACATCCCCGTCGTGATGGTCTCCATCGTCGAGGATCGCCAGCTCGGCTTCGCCCTCGGCGCCGCCGACTACCTCACCAAGCCCGTCGACCGCGCCCGCCTCGCCCGCATCCTCGCCCGGCATGCCCTGCCGGACCGGCCGCGCACCGCGCTCGTCATCGACGACCTGCCCGACAACCGCGCCATGCTCGCCACCCTCCTCTCCCGCGAAGGCTGGCAGGTCGTCGAGGCCGCCGACGGCCGCGCCGGTCTCGACGCCTTCGCCGCCGGCCGCCCCGCGCTCATCCTGCTCGACCTGATGATGCCCGTGATGGACGGCTTCGAGTTCCTGCGCGAGCTGCGCAGCCGCGAGGACGGCCGCGACGTGCCTGTGGTGGTTGTGACCGCCAAGGAGCTCACCCCCGAGGAGAACAACCTCCTCCGCGCCTGCGTGGAAAACATCGTGCAAAAAGGCGCGGTCAGCCACGAGGAACTCCTCGCCGACATCCGCGGCAAGATCAGCAAGCTCACGAAATCCTGAGCCCCGTCCGCGCGCCTTGCCGGCGGCAATCCGCTCACCCGCCGTTTTCCAGCTCCCACGCCGCCGCCAGCCCGAGCAGCGTCAGGTCGGGGATATCGCGCGTCGGCTGCCGCAGCCGTCCCGCCACCACCGAGGCCGCTCCGCCCGACGTGATCACCACCGGCGCCGGTTCCCCGCGCCGCGCCAGTTCGGCCAGCACCGCGTCGAGCAGCGCCTGGATCAACCCCGGATAACCCACCATCGCCCCGATCCGGATCGCTTCCGACGTCGAGTGGCCGATCACGCTCTCCACCGGCGTTGCCAGATCCTCGACCAGCGGCAACTGCGCGGTGCGCTCGTGCAGGTAACGCGTCACCAGCGCCGGCCCCGGCGCGATGATGCCGCCCTCGTAGCCGCCCGATTTCGTCACGATGTCGAACGTCACCGCCGTCCCCAGGTCGATGACCACCGCCGGGCTGCCCGCGAGCGCGTGCGCCCCGACCGCATTGGCCAGACGATCCTGGCCGATCTCGGCCGGTTCCGGATACGTGATGCGCACACCCAGCCTGCTCGCATGCGTCAGTTGCCACCACGACAACCCGGCCTCCTCCGCCACCCGGCAAACCCGCGGCGTCGCCGCCGGCACCACCGAACAGAACGCGAGCGCATCGATCGCATTGCCCGTCGCGCGCAACTCCCGGATGCGCTGCGGCAACCCGAGCACCGGATCGTCGATCGCGCGCGTGGCCACGTCGGACTGGTGCGCGGTGCGCCCGTTGGTCACGAGCCCGTAATGCGTGTTGGTGTTGCCGATATCGACGCAGAGAAGCATGCGGCCGCTACACTAGCGGAAAGCGCACTCCGGATTGCGAGCGGGAAAACCTCCGCCCGCCTCCCGACTACCAGTCGTCATCCTCGTCCATGTCCTCGAACGGATCCGGGCCCCAGCCATCATGAGCGTCGTCAAACACCGCCATGAATCGCCCCCTTTCGCGCTCCCGCCGCGCGAA harbors:
- a CDS encoding histidine kinase, producing the protein MTLHRSLRTRFAGWFLLIGALVVLALCGGYRSLRINVEDTLGQDTASRIGEVRRELNNTHALYLDRVKASLRVLEHLATLRGAPSAGAPVDLGPRTVPDLRFGSTPVALDFEIVDQLVRLMGGTATLFTRDGDNFVRLSTNIRRADGTRAVGTVLDPAGPAIAAIRRGEAWYGVADILGRSYITGYEPVRAPSGRIIGVYYVGYLVETLDRLGEQLADARLLDHGFFALIGEHDRVLFKTGDADDALIAAASARYPGSGTSSWTDGPWHWQGEDFPLWRFHLLAATWRPDIRRHTWARILPAFGFMTPALLGALALGFLFARRLSRSLEEAERLEAEATAARELAEEASRTKSAFLANMSHELRTPMNAIIGYSEMLIEDAGDTGNDDAIPDLRKIHTAGKHLLGLINDVLDISKIEAGKMTLYLEDADVHALVSEVAATIRPLVEQNRNTLVVECPPDLGSLHADITKVRQTLFNLLGNAAKFTHAGRITLAVARKRHQNRDWFTFRVADTGIGMTREQLGKLFQAFVQADASTTRKYGGTGLGLAISRKFCQLMGGDIAVASEPGQGTAFTATLPARVEDPAAPAPAPAATVPPFAMHRPLILTIDDDPAVLDLLGRNLAREGYAVRAATNGRDALALARELQPRLITLDVMMPSMDGWSVLTALKADPATADIPVVMVSIVEDRQLGFALGAADYLTKPVDRARLARILARHALPDRPRTALVIDDLPDNRAMLATLLSREGWQVVEAADGRAGLDAFAAGRPALILLDLMMPVMDGFEFLRELRSREDGRDVPVVVVTAKELTPEENNLLRACVENIVQKGAVSHEELLADIRGKISKLTKS
- a CDS encoding pantothenate kinase, with protein sequence MLLCVDIGNTNTHYGLVTNGRTAHQSDVATRAIDDPVLGLPQRIRELRATGNAIDALAFCSVVPAATPRVCRVAEEAGLSWWQLTHASRLGVRITYPEPAEIGQDRLANAVGAHALAGSPAVVIDLGTAVTFDIVTKSGGYEGGIIAPGPALVTRYLHERTAQLPLVEDLATPVESVIGHSTSEAIRIGAMVGYPGLIQALLDAVLAELARRGEPAPVVITSGGAASVVAGRLRQPTRDIPDLTLLGLAAAWELENGG
- a CDS encoding serine phosphatase, with amino-acid sequence MSSPTPLSHLRHDLRTPINQIIGYSELLMEEADDAGHAAYAPDLEKIRDAARHLLNLINDNLTDDRLRLAGDVVDAGAQTVPAGSMEVFRNLPGNFPTLLAESSASFPQDRPAPVPGRILVVDDNEGNRDMLSRQLERQGHAVATAADGQAALERLRAGPFDLVLLDMMMPVLDGYGALDAIKTDPALRHLPVIMISALDELASVVRCIERGAEDFLPKPFNPTLLRARIGAGLEKKRFRDQERTWIKTIEDTQARLQAELAEAGNYVRSILPPPGLSRTIPVDWRLIPSTELGGDSFGYHWIDDDHFALYLLDVCGHGVGAALLSVAAINVLRNGALPDVDFRDPGALLTGLNEAFLMEKQNDMYFTLWYGVWQPSTRTLRYATAGHPPALLVTGSPDRSAPATVEPLKAAGMILGGMSGTTYKTFTRALPDPVRLYLVSDGTFEITRADGTLWPVADFHAFFARPVSDGESDLDRLHAHVKSLGRAGPLDDDFSIVRFTL